A stretch of the Malus sylvestris chromosome 10, drMalSylv7.2, whole genome shotgun sequence genome encodes the following:
- the LOC126585792 gene encoding potassium channel KAT1-like: MTFSCTKNFFRRFCIDEYQMDTVAQSSFFSTDLLPSLGARINQSTKLRKYIISPYNPRYRAWGMLLVLLVIYSAWICPFEFAFLPYKRDALFVIDNIVNGFFGIDIILTFFVAYLDSRSYLLVDNPKKIAMRYLSTWFLFDVCSTAPFQSISLLLTNHGSELEFKVLNMLRLWRLRRVSSLFARLEKDIRFNYFWIRCTKLISVTLFAVHCAGCFNYLIADRYPDPKRTWIGAVYPDFKQDSLWNRYVTSMYWSITTLTTTGYGDLHAENPREMLFDIFYMLFNLGLTSYLIGNMTNLVVHWTSRTRIFRDTVRAASEFAARNDLPPTIQDQMLSHICLKFKTEGLKQQETLNGLPKALRSSIAQHLFFPVVQSIYLFQGVSYDFLFQLVSEIDAEYFPPKEDVILQNEAPTDLYILVSGAADLVSNVDGQAQFIRKATAGDTLGEIGVLCHRPQPFTVRTTELSQILRIRRSSLMTTIEANKDDEQIIMNNIFLKLKEQEGLGCEYPHTEGCRSCAGCKDNSPQETSMEEARNDLFTGSEATKKSEIGRSDISTRCAMDVSMMAEDGQTALHTAVRQGHMEMVKILVEGGANVNKPDARGWTPKDLAQQQGNKSITDLLRIYENRRTDEHRIEFIEPETSEITRNCKGNSKRQEGAQFSHSHQRKVPIKSYPSNSIPDGERMRSINRRVTIHMHFQNGSASERQLAKLIILPDSMEELLRVAGEKFGGYKPTKVVNEENAEIDDISVVRDGDHLYLLHNDNNNMNSDAA, translated from the exons atgacgTTTTCGTGCACGAAAAACTTCTTCCGGAGGTTCTGTATTGATGAATACCAAATGGACACTGTTGCTCAGAGCAGCTTCTTCTCTACTGATCTTCTGCCTTCCCTTGGAGCCAGAATCAACCAGTCTACTAAGCTCAGGAAATACATTATATCGCCATATAATCCTCGTTACAG GGCTTGGGGGATGCTACTTGTTCTTCTAGTCATCTACTCAGCGTGGATTTGCCCATTTGAGTTTGCATTTCTGCCTTACAAGCGGGATGCTCTTTTCGTCATTGACAACATTGTCAACGGCTTCTTTGGCATTGACATCATTCTCACTTTCTTTGTTGCCTATCTCGACAGCCGCTCTTACCTTCTTGTTGACAATCCAAAGAAAATCGCAATGAG GTACTTATCAACCTGGTTTCTTTTCGACGTGTGTTCCACTGCACCATTTCAGTCTATTAGCCTCCTCTTGACAAATCACGGCAGCGAACTTGAGTTTAAAGTACTCAATATGCTCCGCCTCTGGCGCCTCCGACGAGTCAGCTCCCTCTTTGCAAG ACTGGAGAAGGACATCCGATTCAACTACTTCTGGATTCGCTGCACGAAGCTTATTTCT GTTACCCTTTTCGCAGTGCACTGCGCAGGATGCTTCAACTATCTGATCGCAGATCGGTATCCTGACCCGAAAAGAACATGGATCGGCGCTGTGTACCCGGATTTCAAACAAGATAGTCTCTGGAACAGATATGTTACTTCAATGTACTGGTCAATCACAACGCTAACCACCACTGGCTATGGAGATCTGCATGCTGAGAACCCTAGAGAGATGCTGTTTGATATTTTCTACATGCTCTTCAACTTGGGATTGACATCTTACCTCATTGGAAACATGACAAATCTTGTAGTTCACTGGACCAGCAGAACCAGAATCTTT AGGGACACAGTGAGAGCTGCATCAGAATTTGCAGCAAGAAACGACTTGCCCCCAACGATTCAAGACCAGATGTTGTCACACATATGCCTCAAGTTTAAGACAGAAGGACTGAAACAGCAAGAGACCTTAAATGGTCTCCCGAAAGCCCTTCGTTCCAGCATTGCCCAACATCTCTTCTTCCCCGTCGTTCAAAGCATCTACCTCTTTCAAGGAGTTTCTTATGATTTCCTCTTTCAATTG GTTTCAGAAATAGATGCAGAGTATTTTCCACCCAAGGAAGATGTAATTCTGCAAAACGAGGCTCCGACCGATCTTTACATACTGGTTTCCGGTGCAGCG GATCTGGTGTCCAATGTTGATGGGCAAGCTCAA TTTATACGAAAGGCAACTGCGGGGGATACTTTGGGAGAAATCGGAGTATTATGTCATAGGCCACAGCCCTTCACCGTTCGGACAACCGAACTTTCCCAGATATTACGAATCCGCAGAAGCTCACTCATGACCACCATAGAAGCAAATAAGGACGACGAGCAAATTATCATGAACAACATTTTTCTG AAACTGAAGGAACAAGAAGGGTTGGGCTGTGAATATCCACATACCGAAGGATGCCGTTCTTGCGCTGGATGCAAAGACAACTCACCTCAAGAAACATCAATGGAGGAAGCAAGGAACGACTTGTTTACAGGTTCAGAGGCTACAAAAAAGAGCGAAATAGGCAGATCTGATATTTCAACGAGATGTGCAATGGATGTCAGCATGATGGCTGAGGATGGCCAAACGGCTCTTCACACTGCTGTTCGTCAGGGACATATGGAAATGGTCAAAATTTTGGTGGAAGGAGGAGCAAACGTAAACAAACCAGATGCTAGAGGATGGACGCCGAAAGATCTAGCACAACAGCAAGGAAACAAGAGCATAACTGACCTTTTACGAATATATGAGAATAGGAGAACAGATGAACATAGAATAGAGTTTATTGAACCGGAAACATCTGAAATAACCAGGAATTGTAAAGGAAATTCCAAAAGACAAGAGGGTGCCCAATTTTCCCACTCTCACCAGAGAAAAGTACCCATTAAGTCCTACCCGAGCAATTCTATCCCTGATGGAGAACGGATGAGATCAATCAACAGGAGAGTAACTATCCACATGCATTTTCAAAATGGAAGTGCATCGGAGAGGCAGCTTGCGAAGTTAATTATCCTACCTGATTCGATGGAAGAGCTACTCAGAGTTGCCG GTGAGAAGTTCGGAGGATACAAACCTACAAAAGTCGTTAATGAAGAAAATGCGGAAATAGATGACATAAGTGTTGTTCGAGATGGTGATCACCTGTATCTTCTTCACAACGACAATAATAATATGAATTCTGATGCGGCTTAA